The following proteins are encoded in a genomic region of Hyla sarda isolate aHylSar1 chromosome 3, aHylSar1.hap1, whole genome shotgun sequence:
- the LOC130360739 gene encoding protein spinster homolog 1-like, translating into MASPQDPLLKEEEEAMEDHSDMDVEKDDIPERQNLPSLSVMSTARSIITVVILAFVNLLIYANRSSVAGVLPYIQKAYDTNASLSGLLNTLFIGSYVLVAPIAGYLGDHCNKKYTVCAGVIVWLTMTLTLSFIPDGYFLLFLLTSGLVGAGEATFCTIAPSIIADLFTSDQRTRMLNVFYSVIPVGCGLGYIIGPKVTDAARGDWHWAFRVTPGLGLIAVALMLLVTKELPRTTTNGKKNNKSQKFAKWATDLKKLFKNRSFMLTTMGSTAVSFIVGAIGVWGPSYLTHARTLLQEKDPCRAEPCDYHDILIFGVVTVVSGILGVVAGTEISKRYRKSNPRADPLVCGCAMMLSAPFLLLALTFGNISLVATNIFIFIGETLLSVNFTLISDIILKVVTPWRRSSALAVQMTIYHLLGDAGSPYLIGLISDTYERGYAKSPLLKYRSLEYALMTCTIMAVIGGAFFMATALYIERDEKEAEMESEPPSSSSSSLLPADEDRASD; encoded by the coding sequence atggcctctccacaagacccattgctgaaggaggaggaagaagcaatggaggaccatagtgatatggatgtagaaaaggacgatatccctgagaggcagaacctgccatctctaagcgtgatgtccaccgcacgttccatcatcaccgtagttatcctcgcctttgttaatttgctcatctatgcaaatcgctccagcgtggcgggggtgctgccttatatacagaaagcatatgacaccaatgctagtctgtccggcttattgaatacattgttcattggaagctacgtgctggtcgcaccaattgccggatatttgggcgaccactgtaataagaaatatactgtttgcgcaggagtcatcgtttggctgaccatgacacttaccctgtcattcatccctgacgggtactttctgctcttcctgctgacgagtggactggttggagccggagaggcgactttctgcaccatcgccccctccatcattgcagacctttttacaagtgaccagcggacccgtatgctgaacgtgttttactccgtcatacctgtaggctgcggactaggatacatcatcgggcccaaagtgactgatgcagcaaggggcgattggcactgggcatttcgggtcacccctggcctgggcctcatagctgtggctttgatgcttttggtcacaaaggagcttccaagaacgactacaaacgggaagaagaacaacaaatcccagaagtttgccaaatgggcgacagatctgaaaaaactatttaaaaatcgaagcttcatgttaaccaccatgggatcgacggctgtatccttcatagtgggagccataggtgtatggggtccgtcatacctgacccacgcacgaacactcctacaagagaaggacccttgccgtgctgaaccgtgtgactatcacgacatcctaatatttggtgtggttacagtcgtttccggcattctgggagttgtagcagggacggagataagtaaaagatatcgcaaatccaacccacgggcggacccgcttgtgtgtggatgcgcgatgatgctctctgccccttttcttctgttggcattgacttttggcaacatcagcctcgttgccaccaacatcttcatcttcatcggagagacgcttctgtcagtaaatttcaccctcatatctgacattatactaaaagtagtaactccatggaggagatcttcagccctggccgtgcagatgacaatctatcacctcctaggtgacgccggcagcccgtacctcatcggcctgatatctgacacctacgaacgaggatatgccaaatcccctcttctgaaataccgcagcctggagtatgccctcatgacctgcaccataatggcagtcatcggaggggccttcttcatggccacggccctatatatagagagggacgaaaaagaagcagagatggaatcagaacctccgtcatcctcctcctcctcactgcttcctgccgatgaggaccgcgcttcagactga